Proteins from one Romboutsia sp. CE17 genomic window:
- a CDS encoding diphthine--ammonia ligase: MNNKKFVISFSGGKDSMLALHRMIKNGYTPVALLTTVKKNEGESWTHGINLDFLNRVSKSLGIDLITVECGVSEYESEFERKLLEAKEKGATICVYGDIDIEHHRQWGVDRCNSVNMNAEFPLWQENREDLVYEFIDNGYKAIIKTINLNNLGEEFLGEILTKDLIQKIKETGSDACGENGEYHTFVSDGPLFKIPINFEIESKILDENYGRLNIK, encoded by the coding sequence ATGAATAACAAAAAATTTGTAATATCATTTAGTGGTGGAAAAGATAGTATGTTAGCTTTACATAGAATGATTAAAAATGGATATACTCCAGTAGCACTTTTGACTACTGTAAAGAAAAATGAAGGTGAGTCATGGACTCATGGTATAAATCTTGACTTTTTAAATAGAGTAAGCAAGAGCTTAGGTATAGATTTAATTACGGTAGAGTGTGGAGTTAGTGAATACGAAAGTGAGTTTGAAAGAAAATTATTGGAAGCTAAAGAAAAAGGTGCAACTATATGTGTATATGGAGATATAGATATAGAACATCATAGACAATGGGGAGTTGATAGATGTAATTCAGTTAATATGAATGCAGAGTTTCCGTTATGGCAAGAGAATAGAGAAGATTTGGTTTATGAATTTATTGATAATGGATATAAAGCGATAATCAAAACAATAAATTTAAATAATCTAGGTGAAGAATTTTTAGGAGAAATATTAACTAAAGACTTAATACAAAAAATAAAAGAAACAGGTTCTGATGCTTGTGGAGAAAACGGAGAATATCATACTTTTGTAAGTGATGGGCCATTATTTAAAATTCCTATAAATTTTGAAATAGAAAGTAAGATTTTAGACGAAAACTATGGGCGTTTAAATATTAAATAA
- a CDS encoding DMT family transporter, with product MSNLGAIIFAIMAGLSTTLEAFFNGELEKNTTALIATFISLIVGALFFLIGILVAGDFKDLIKVGPIKPVLLLGGVFGGLIIYFTVKAIPALGVSKTLTLIVVSQIFLGFIIDSFILGKNTTHLYNYIGAALVFIGVFFMLN from the coding sequence GTGTCTAACTTAGGAGCGATAATATTTGCAATAATGGCTGGCCTCTCCACGACATTGGAAGCTTTTTTTAATGGAGAACTAGAGAAAAATACAACTGCATTAATAGCTACTTTTATAAGCTTAATTGTAGGAGCCCTGTTTTTCTTAATTGGTATATTGGTAGCAGGAGATTTCAAAGATCTAATAAAAGTAGGACCGATTAAACCAGTACTATTATTAGGTGGTGTATTTGGAGGGCTTATAATATATTTTACAGTAAAAGCAATACCGGCTTTAGGAGTATCAAAAACACTTACTTTAATAGTAGTATCTCAAATATTTTTAGGTTTTATAATAGATAGTTTTATATTAGGAAAGAATACTACACATCTTTATAATTATATTGGAGCAGCATTAGTATTTATAGGAGTATTCTTTATGTTAAATTAA
- a CDS encoding DUF308 domain-containing protein has translation MFQFFSFNLDGLNKKENAGRFISLGLVLIILGTLSLIYKGLGIKLVSWLLGLSLLFIAYLNLKNINELARYTPKEELKPYKRNQAVLLVVIVLLFLFPTKIQSMISLVLGVYLVVSQLLKITASKNDPYFRFGLLNILIFLFGLTLIISPLFLSRFISSIMSLIVIVIGLNLFATGNRLR, from the coding sequence ATGTTTCAGTTTTTTAGTTTTAACCTAGATGGACTTAACAAAAAAGAAAATGCTGGGAGGTTTATAAGCCTTGGATTAGTCTTAATAATCTTAGGCACACTTTCTTTAATTTATAAAGGACTTGGTATTAAATTAGTATCTTGGTTGCTAGGCCTTTCACTATTATTTATAGCATATTTAAACTTAAAAAACATCAACGAACTTGCTAGATATACACCAAAAGAAGAACTAAAACCTTATAAACGTAATCAAGCTGTTCTTTTAGTCGTAATAGTTTTATTATTTTTATTCCCAACAAAAATTCAAAGCATGATTTCTTTAGTTCTGGGGGTATATTTAGTAGTAAGTCAATTATTAAAAATAACAGCTAGTAAAAATGATCCTTACTTTAGATTTGGTTTATTAAATATTTTAATATTTTTATTTGGGCTAACTCTAATTATATCACCATTATTTTTATCTAGATTTATATCATCTATAATGTCATTAATAGTTATAGTTATAGGATTAAATTTATTTGCTACAGGTAATAGACTAAGATAG
- a CDS encoding nitroreductase family protein, whose product MANLDFIYNRKSIRQFKDTPIPKEDILELLKAATHAPSPKHQQNWNFVVLQNKEMINKLADIVKESHERIGKLAKNEKDFKRHMSVINYYTCFRNAPVLVIVYSSEYKMIEEKILKDNNAPQEILDVLKSPQSAAQGIGAAVENFLLAATAMGYGTCYMTGPTHAKREIEDFIGFEKPEYELMSMIALGVAEENTPAQPPRKPLEDVVTFID is encoded by the coding sequence ATGGCAAATTTAGATTTTATATACAACCGCAAAAGTATAAGACAGTTCAAGGATACACCAATACCAAAGGAAGATATATTAGAATTATTAAAAGCGGCAACACATGCTCCATCACCAAAGCATCAACAAAATTGGAACTTTGTTGTTCTTCAAAATAAAGAAATGATAAATAAATTAGCTGATATAGTAAAAGAAAGTCATGAAAGAATAGGTAAGCTTGCAAAAAATGAAAAAGACTTCAAAAGACATATGAGCGTAATAAACTACTATACATGTTTTAGAAATGCACCAGTTTTAGTTATAGTATATTCATCTGAATATAAAATGATAGAAGAAAAAATATTAAAAGATAATAATGCACCTCAAGAAATATTAGATGTATTAAAGTCTCCTCAATCAGCGGCACAAGGAATAGGTGCAGCAGTAGAAAACTTTTTATTAGCAGCAACAGCAATGGGATATGGAACTTGTTATATGACAGGTCCAACTCATGCAAAGCGTGAAATAGAAGATTTTATAGGGTTTGAAAAGCCAGAATATGAGTTAATGTCTATGATAGCTTTGGGTGTAGCAGAAGAAAATACGCCAGCACAACCACCTCGTAAGCCATTAGAAGATGTTGTAACATTTATAGATTAA